Sequence from the Rutidosis leptorrhynchoides isolate AG116_Rl617_1_P2 chromosome 3, CSIRO_AGI_Rlap_v1, whole genome shotgun sequence genome:
GGTTATGTACTTATGtttcacatatataaatatataaagtataaCTTTTTGCGATTATAAATTAAGATTGTTGTTACTGCTACTTTACACTATCGCTACTGGTTATGTATTCCTTCTTGATATGTTCATGTTGCTTTCATGTATTACATGTGTATAGCTAGTTTTTTTTGGTTTTACATGGCCCTTAAGTACTATTGCTCTATGTAAATGTTATTCATCATGTCTTTGAGAATGCTTGTTGTTCGTATCGATCTCGCCCCTACGATAAAAATTTAAAGTTCCGCCACTGGTCGAGCCTGATATATACTGATTTTATGTTTGAActtcattaattaataatatttatttggggtgaagaaaagggttgaaaatgaTTACGGGATAATCCGGTTAGATTGCGTAGAGTAAAAGTATTCGCCTCCATGAACGACCTCCACGAGAGAAAACTCTATCCGTTTTATTTATTAATGTTGTTGCTATCTTTTAGGCATGATGCTAATTAAGCTTGTTGAGAAGTGGGTCATGTTTCACGTTATAAGTGTTAGACAATTGAACCCCGTGGTTATTATGTTTTATTCATCGACTATAAATAGAGATTACATAAACCCTAGACATATACCTAACCCTAACGGACCCAAGCCCACATATCGGACTTGGGCCAAACCTATTATTTAACACTCCCTGCAGTCCgaacggcgaaatcgcgaaagttcggacTAGAGAGAAAACAATAAATATTAAACAAAGAAATAAAAGAAACTTTTTTTGTTTCATTTGTTGCGCCTAATAGACTGATATTCGCTGATATCGTTGCGTcttgcttgactgcgtttccttttccgtaacgttttttttttataCGTCGTGGCTTgttttgcctaaggattgagcaggacttgggcaGAGAACTTTGTCGACGATAACAATCTTCATCAACGCTGCAAATAAGATTTTTGACAAAAtattcctctttttttttttttttttgtatattcctctttttttttcggggtttggaacctagtcaagctaggcggctcagccccacgccgattattattgttattatattaactAAACATTAAATAATTAAAGCAAACATAAAAGTAGCAAGAAGAAAAATAATATGACGGGCTGCTGGCATGcgacgacttttttttttttttttttagacaaTTGAACCCCGTGGTTATTATGTTTTATTCATCGACTATAAATAGAGATTACATAAACCCTAGACATATACTTAACCCTAACGGACCCAAGCCCCACATATCGGACTTGGGCCAAACCTATTATCTAACATGTTAGATAATAGGTTTGGCCCAAGTCCGATATGTGGGCTTGGGTCCGTTAGGGTTAGGTATATGTCTAGGGTTTATGTAATTGACGGGGTCACAGGATCAACCCGCTCTTGATACCATGTTAGACAATTGAACCCCGTTGTTATTATGTTTTATTCATCGACTATAAATAGAGATTACATAAACCCTAGACATATATTTAACTCTAACGGACCCAAGCCCACATATCGGACTTGGGCCAAACCATTCAGCAATACATTTTTAGATATTATAGGCAATAATAATTGGatgtttttttttccttttcttttgtgTGCAAGTTGGAGTCTATCAAGATCACCTTTTTTCTTTAAATCCATCACATATTTTTGTCATCATTctcgtttgattttttttttttttcaaattgtaATAGGTTTAGTCTTGCAAACAACCGATCTAAATCAATATTTGAAAGATTGCTGGTGCAAATCAAGCAATCGTACGAATAATCGATGCAAATGAATATGAATAACTAAAGTTGGAGTGGGGCCGATTATTATTTTTTGTGTGTTATTGTGTATAATAATTTATACTGTATATTTAGTAAGTGTTGCTTTTCAGTCACTCCTAAGTTGTGATGACATTACACTAGGTGACAATTCAGTTAACTAATTTTATGGCATTAAGCCATTCAGGTAAATATCTTTTAGTAAATATAGCAACATTAACGTAGTATGTAATGACTCTGTGGCCCAATGGATAAGGCGCTGGTCTACGAAACCAGAGATTCTGGGTTCGATCCCCAGCAGAGTCGTTCCTCTACTtttttaaatatcattttacttgtaataataacaaaatttcaaAACACCTTGTGATTGTATGTGAAAAATCCGTTATCTTTAGTTATTCGACTATCACAAGTCCTTCCTAAATCCTAACTGAGTTATGGGTCTTTAAACACTAAAAAAAATGGTCAAACTCATCGTATCACGTCCGATTTTTCTTTTTATGTGTTTTCTCTCGACATTCGTTTGTTATAAGTGTAAGTTGTCATTAGTAACATAATCGGCttcatattcaaacttgtaattttggATTGAACTAATTCTATGTGACGAAAATGAAATCATTGGCATGAAAACATTTAGAGTTTTAGAATCACCGATTTGTCAACTGCGTTGTTGGTCTAAGATTAAGGATGGAGAAAGTATGTACTCCGTATTGTTTTTGTGCAGATATAGATAAATGCATCAAAACGGAGGAAGAATGTAATACAAACTTATGAAATGTGTTAGTTGTGCTATGAACAATATTAGcgatactttattttatgatatatgatgatgaaaaTAAGTAAAATTGTATAAGTTTGTCTATACAATTCAAATTTAGTTTATTCATATGAATCTttaattataatttatttaaatgctaaatgaactttataaatgtcactttttcaaaaaatgaactttataaattggtGTAAAGTGTTGAGATATTTTGATGTTACAATATACTCGTAATACGGAGTACTCCGTAATAATTACTCCGTAGTAAACTTAAATTGGTGAATAGAATGACGAGACAACAAGTTTAGGGCGTAAAATGTCACTTTTTCAAACATTTGTGGCCAAACTACAAATTAATAAAAATGTTAGCTAATAACAGTATCCATCTTGATCTGATGAAGGGTTTTCGGTAGGAGAGGAAAGTAGGGCACCAAATTGAATCTAGGTGAGATTAAAGCTTTTTATTTCATTACAAAGTTGTTAATTTTTGTTCATGATAGCATCTTAATTGAAGTATCAACAACTCACTCATTCATTACGTGTGGTTTGCTTATAATTATGCGAATTATTATTACCAGGGGATGAGTGGCTAAAATTTGTTGAAAGTTTAAATAATTCTGCTTCAATTACTGATTTTATTTTCATAAGTGATGTTTATGTTTATTTGGTTCTGAAGTTTAGATTTGGATACCTTTCATTGCATATTTTGCTCTACAAGCACTTGTATTTCACTATTTATGATTTCTGTACATAGATGCATAAATTAGATTAAGGGGTGTTTCACTTTAATTGATTTTAGGGTTTACAGACTTATAGAAATATAGAAAAGCTGATCAACTATTTTCTACTAATTTATGAACTCCAAGTTTTAACCTTTTGGATtcatttaagttcattaagtcaagtCAATAAAGCTCATAATCAGTGAAAGATGAGCTTATTGGCTTTTCCAAATTCAAATAAAGTGAGCTTTTCTAGAAAACAAATCCTCATTCGACCCGCTTGTTTGACTCGTTACCTGTCATGTTTGACCTGCCAATTTACCACCATTACTGTACTTTACTTACAAATTTTGGAAGTGTATGGCATGTTTATAGTCTCTGTTTCTAGAAATTCAAACAAAGTGAACAAAACTATCCCTCATATAATTTATTTAGGTTTGATTAAGCTATTATTGTGATTTGTATGAATTTTTAGATCTTGTTTCATGTAAAAAATGACTATGTATATGTAACTTATATGGCTTTATTTGGTACTTTGTGTAGTGTTCCTTTCTTTAATGATATAAATCTTAAGTTCGTAATGTTTTAATTGATGCAGTGCTCTCTTTTTTGATTGTAAGACGTGACAATGCATCCGCCTTTGACGTTACATAGACACCCAATGTGTGCTGAAGTAAGTCAAACGACTCATTTtacccttttgttttttttttgttaaacaGCTCTACAACTACAGAATGCTCTAttacaatttaagatatgaattTAGTTATATAGGATACTAACAGAAAGATATATCTTATTACTCTTCATAACAGTGTCACTTGTAATAATCATCTATTGTAAACAATGGTGAGTTTAGGTTGATGCCCGTGGTgtcacgggacaccactagtttaaaatttttatatagaaaatattttttaaattattaaggacaccactaaatttaattaAAGGACCCCATATGAATTTATAGTTTTTTCCTTTAAATTATATATGACTAaactaaatttaactactcggaccaCATATATTATTCAAGTCTGTCGTTTTTTTAAGGTAAACGATCACTAAAATGGCATTCAAATATTATTAGTACTGAAAAAAATTCGGGACCCCATTGAattttgatcctagaatcgccacttatTGTAAATATGTAAATATGAATATTTAGCTTTCTTATCTACATTTGAGTTTAGCTTTCATCATACCATGTATCCCTAACTATTTTAGGATGGCTCATATAGTTCTTATTTGTTCGTATTGAGTGAAGAATCTAATTATTAAAGCCATGAAACTTGCTCATCGTTTGTCTTGTGTTTGATCTATGTAGATAATTGAACTATTTCAGAAATGTCATATGGACCATCCTTACGGAAAATTCTTTGGTGACTGTACAGATCTCAAGATAAAGCTTGATAAATGTTTCCGGCAGGAAGTAAGCTACTCTTAAACACATGTTTTTATTGTTTTATTCTACACAATATTTGAAATCAAAGCCATTTTTAAGAAGTTAGGTTTTCATAATGTGTTTCTGATTGTTGGCAGAAAGCTATGAAGAGGAAGGCGAATTTTGAAGAGAGCAAAACATTGAAAGAGAGACTACAAGCGTATAGGAAAGAAACAGCCGAAACCTAGAACATATTATAAACACGGAGAAGTTTTTTGTTATGTGACGCATGGTAATTTGAGAACATTCATTTAATAACCAGATAAGTGTCGGTGTCGTAGTTGGAGACcgattatatatacacataattaaaaaaaaataagaaattaAATGATGTTTGAGTACATTTATTGTAGTGGATACATTTATGGAATGTTGCTACTTCTGTATGCTAAACTGTGTAGcttgtttctttttattttatgAGTATGGGTTCGAAAACTTGTTTCTATTGATTTTGTTGAAGGGTTACGTGTTCCAAGTTTCTGTTTGTATTATTTTGTGAAGATTGCGGATTCAAAGTTCAGAAATATTAAGTTGTACGCAAAAGACAAAGTACCAGGGTTGGTGAAATTCAGTTTTACTGTATAAAATAGTTGAATTAGATCATGCTTTAATATTTGGCACATGTTGCATCAGTTGATCTAAAAACTGTATATAAGAAAAGGTCATCAAAAGATCTatgtgttttcagatgcataaacaTACAAAGTTTTCTTTGTTCAGGCTATATGAAGAATATTTACTCTTATGTACGTGATCTAACTGAGTTGTCCTGTAACCATTTCCGACCCATACCTTGACTTACGACCCACATTAAGATATGCTTATGTTAAGGTTTGAACCTCAGACTGGGTTATCCCTTAACTGTTTCCGACGCATTCCTTGACCCACGACCCACATCAAGATACGCTTCTATTAAGATTTGAATCCCATAACCGTTTCCGACCCATTCTTCAACACACGACGCACATCAAGATACACTTCTATCAAGGTTTGAACCTCAGACTGGGTTATCCAGTAATAACTGTTTCCGACGCATTCCTTGACCCACGACCCACATCAAGCTACGCTTCTATTAAGATTTGAATCCCATAACCGTTTCCGACCCATTCTTCAACACACGACGCACATCAAGATACACTTCTATCAAGGTTTGAAGCTCATATTGGGTTATACCGTAACCATTTCTGACCCATTTTCTTGACCCATGACTCGCATCAAGATATGCTTCTATTAAGGTTTGAACCTCAAACTGCAACCACGTGTATTATTTAACAATCTCTTTATTTCTAGCAGCACAATTCATCATATCAGATTTAACCCAAAATTTATTCACAAACTAATATATGACCCTGAACCACGTAAGTCAAACTAGTAACAAACAACCCGCCCATTTTCGTCAAGTTTACGCACAGCTATCTCAACCCTGTAAAAGTAGAGCATAAATAAAGCCCTAAAAAGACCAAACACAATTTCACAAGAATTAAAGTTAAATTCTTCAAGTTTATAAACATATAGAGACCATAAACACCTAATCCCCAAAACTACTAGTCCCTTTCGACACCTTACCATTATTTAGGCTTAACACCCTAATCCAATAACCGAAGGTCCTTTTCAACGCCTTACTTAGTAAACTGCTAATAGACAACAAAAAACTGCACATACTAGTTTGACTTACAGTTAACACCAAAACACAAGTTTTCAAAACAACCCATGAAAACATCACTTTTTAGGAAAAGCGAGACGAAGAACGGCAGTTAACGGTTTGGCCTGTTCTTTGGTTTGACCTGTCTTATAAATCTTGGACTCTGACGCAGCTTTGTCTTGAATCCAGTTCTTAAGTACTGACAATGATACGGGCCCTACCGTATCACCGTTTGATCTAGTAACATACCATTGAGAGCTTTCAGTGTCTTTAAGGTCCTCGTTATCAATGTTTGACTTTTCATCAATAGAGTCAAACAACTGAGTTGAACTTTTGACCGCAGCAGACGCTTGTTTGTACTTGTCTTTCTTGTCCAGTGAAGTGAAGAATTTTTCAAGTTGCTtcgccatttcaatcttttcagatCCAGGTGCTTGTTGCATAATTTCTTCTGCACAGTCGCATagcatataaaattaatttaattttatcattaatacataTGACATTAATTTTTTTAGCAGTAGAAATTTATTTTGTACATCATCTAAAACTTTAACAGTTGTCTTCTCTTGCAATAAATAACAgcctaaatgtttttttttttttttttttttttgtttttgaaaggcaaactcacacacacttTACACGAAATATTtacaataatccacgaaaatatgtCCACTAcgggacttgaaccctcaacctcttggttAAAAGGGCCACCTCGATACCGCTAGGCCAATGGccctttctttttattttattttattattattattttttttttgcgaaaaaacTTAAACTTTTATAACGAAGGGACGTTTATCAACCGATAAAAAGCCTATAAATATTACAAAGAAAATAACCACTTTTATAAGTCTTTTAGATTCCATCAAATCATCCATTTTGCTACAGCTGTTAACAAACTATTCAGTTAATtaactataatatattaaataaattatcgAGATCAGTTTGTCCAGAGCGATAAAGACTGACTGGCAATATGCAAAAATAATAGTCATATttggaaaataaataaaaaattatgta
This genomic interval carries:
- the LOC139898026 gene encoding uncharacterized protein, yielding MHPPLTLHRHPMCAEIIELFQKCHMDHPYGKFFGDCTDLKIKLDKCFRQEKAMKRKANFEESKTLKERLQAYRKETAET